In Macadamia integrifolia cultivar HAES 741 chromosome 1, SCU_Mint_v3, whole genome shotgun sequence, a single window of DNA contains:
- the LOC122057719 gene encoding disease resistance protein RPV1-like, whose translation MAAPDGASSSSSSFSGSSTTYDVFLNFRGEDTRNNFTGFLHMALEKEGIHVFIDSEDLWGGEEIQPALIRAIQRSKISIPIFSKAYADSKWCLRELVEIVQCHRSGQIILPIFLDVDPTDVRHQTGTFERSFQKHGGKFDAEIEDWKKALTVVAGITGYEPKQVNGNQSKLVLLVVDRALKALKTLSKSSHLGVIENPIGLKDRVEDLLSKLNVGSNDVRLVGICGIGGIGKTTIAKALYHHIFNKFHSFCFLANIKEAASGPNGLVSLQEQLICSVSKKRVDRKIWNVHSGQEMIKELHGENILLILDDVDDHSQLKAFAIEFNWFGPGSRIIITSRDEHILNVAKVDGDNIYRPNELDDEESLQLFSLHAFSMRQPPDDYKQLSHDVIQLARGLPLTLEVLGSSLICEKDKKVWESMIKKLKIIPNAEVHKKLKISYDSLEEEEKSIFLDAACFFVGWRKEIVISIWDACGFDPIPAIKKLTQRSLLIFTERVSYVPTGTISDSYDKLKMHDQIQAMGRRIVLEESIREPSERSRLWSREEILEVLEEHKGTQNIEGILPPSYELFSSVCLHKEDFVMMSKLRFLYLDGARSKGQFPHLPSSLRWLSWGRCPLEYVQANFYHKKLVHMDLSRSLIRQAWTDKPRNANERFQNLKVLCLRECVHLSKSPDFSWFPNLEILDLGDCYGMLSVHAHYSKTFGDLKSLVELHLDGTKIKELPNNICRLKSLKCLILRSCSSLEILPESIGDLKSLVELHLDGTKIEELSNNISKMSSLKRLTLTWCSSLKNLPESIGDLKSLVELHLDGTKIEELPNSICRMSSLKYLILSSCSSLKYLPESIGELKSLVQLDLKGTQIREIPSSICRLNSLKDLNLSSCTSLENLPESIGDLKSLVELSLDRTNIEELPSSICRLSFLERLNLDMCESLNKLPETIGDLQSLVELSLDRTKVKELPNSTCRLSSLKRLNLYGCESLNKLPNSIGDLKSLIELSLGGTKVGELPNSICMLSSLQRLDLFKCGSLKKLPKSIGDLNSLVDLCLDRTKIKKLPNELGLLEKLEVLSAMDCNNLVQLPVSMGRMRCLRIINFKGTNVLLPRDDSIILPSLVELKIGSKLESSLPPWISGLPRLQKLQLLGCPRLQSLPLLPSTLAFLKVVDCMSLLKLPDLSNLKNLKKLRLCYCEKLEEIQGLEGTESLEDLYLEGCNIVTGAPGKKLGQGTLLVDALQTSHDSLNIKDMIYKWLVLCIVFAFRKEKKVQGNLQEGELVTIRLLLEASIRQKDRRILCVVGMPIEDVQFTTERDISCIHHFKGFDWFGLPLVGKDAIEITCSEVQLIPIAYENKYVVEGEVKFCKLLFERTEPEEQMPILEASASMVAGFFSWSTSYVRRPHFALHEQAESSKVSNSIPKQAEGSSHQHRLTQAMGLLGESRASKRAFLDMDEAAGGPSESSKGSNSVPKHVEASFNRSLISMTDESGGPSVDQVFVQEPFSYGLIHTDGIYNSVFPWVDSIGVDQSLMRTFIVRGPDPLSGGPSESRNKMIDLNYDLELRVGLPGQGQSGGVTEVPQFSPALGLSTGMLKASKRAPLDMDVTGGPSEGNNEMIDLHSDLDLRLGIPAQGQAVRVGEDPKLSQELGLPVEMLRTYEGARLDVDEDEGEAEDDYSHI comes from the exons ATGGCGGCACCTGATGGggcttcctcctcctcttcctccttctctGGATCATCCACCACTTATGATGTGTTTCTCAATTTCAGGGGTGAAGATACTCGAAATAACTTCACTGGTTTTCTTCACATGGCTCTGGAAAAAGAAGGAATCCATGTGTTTATAGATAGCGAAGACCTTTGGGGTGGAGAAGAGATCCAACCTGCACTCATTAGAGCAATCCAAAGATCCAAAATCTCGATTCCTATCTTCTCTAAAGCCTATGCGGATAGCAAATGGTGCCTTCGGGAACTAGTTGAGATAGTTCAGTGCCATAGATCTGGCCAAATAATTCTGCCTATATTCTTGGATGTGGACCCCACAGATGTTCGCCATCAGACTGGAACTTTTGAACGTTCGTTCCAGAAACATGGAGGGAAGTTTGATGCCGAAATAGAGGATTGGAAGAAAGCTTTGACTGTGGTAGCAGGAATAACAGGATACGAACCCAAGCAAGTAAATGG GAATCAATCAAAGCTAGTCCTCTTAGTTGTTGATAGAGCTTTGAAGGCTTTGAAGACTTTGAGTAAATCAAGTCATTTGGGTGTCATTGAAAACCCTATCGGATTGAAGGATCGTGTAGAAGATCTATTATCGAAATTGAATGTCGGTTCCAATGATGTTCGATTAGTGGGAATCTGTGGTATAGGTGGCATTGGGAAGACCACTATTGCAAAGGCTCTCTATCATcacatttttaataaatttcatAGTTTTTGCTTTCTTGCAAATATCAAAGAAGCAGCATCAGGACCAAATGGTCTAGTTTCTTTGCAAGAACAACTTATTTGTAGTGTCTCCAAAAAGAGAGTTGATCGCAAGATATGGAATGTTCATAGTGGACAAGAAATGATAAAAGAACTTCATGGAGAAAatattcttcttattcttgatgatgtggatgatcattcccAACTTAAGGCTTTTGCTATTGAATtcaattggtttggtccagGGAGTAGGATTATCATAACAAGTAGAGATGAACATATTCTAAATGTGGCTAAAGTTGATGGAGATAATATATACCGGCCTAATGAATTGGATGATGAGGAATCTCTTCAACTCTTCAGTTTGCATGCATTTTCAATGAGACAACCTCCTGATGATTATAAACAGCTTTCCCATGACGTGATACAATTGGCGAGAGGATTGCCATTGACTCTGGAAGTGTTGGGTTCTTCTCTCATTTgtgaaaaagacaaaaaagtaTGGGAAagtatgataaaaaaattaaaaataattccTAATGCAGAGGTCCACAAAAAGTTAAAGATAAGCTACGACagtctagaagaagaagagaaatcaaTATTTCTTGATGCTGCATGTTTTTTTGTTGGGTGGAGGAAAGAAATTGTAATTTCAATATGGGATGCTTGTGGCTTTGACCCAATACCAGCAATAAAAAAACTCACTCAAAGGTCCCTCCTAATATTTACCGAAAGAGTATCTTATGTGCCTACAGGAACCATAAGTGATTCCTATGATAAGTTAAAGATGCATGATCAAATTCAGGCTATGGGAAGGCGCATTGTTTTGGAGGAAAGCATTAGGGAGCCCAGTGAGCGCAGTAGGTTATGGTCTCGTGAAGAAATCTTGGAAGTACTAGAAGAGCACAAG GGAACACAAAATATTGAGGGCATCCTTCCACCCTCTTATGAGTTGTTTTCGAGCGTATGCCTACATAAGGAAGACTTTGTAATGATGTCCAAGCTAAGATTCCTCTATCTTGATGGAGCACGGTCGAAAGGACAGTTCCCACATCTTCCTTCTAGTTTAAGATGGCTAAGTTGGGGGAGATGTCCTCTAGAATATGTACAAGCCAATTTTTACCACAAGAAACTAGTTCATATGGACCTATCAAGGAGCCTGATTAGGCAGGCTTGGACAGACAAGCCTCGTAATGCAAATGAG cggttccaaaatttgaaagttCTTTGTCTTCGGGAGTGTGTTCATCTATCTAAATCCCCTGatttttcatggtttcctaactTAGAGATATTGGATCTCGGAGATTGCTATGGAATG CTCTCCGTTCATGCTCATTACTCAAAAACTTTTGGTGATCTAAAATCTCTAGTTGAGCTTCACTTGGATGGGACAAAAATTAAAGAACTCCCAAACAATATCTGTAGGCTGAAGTCTCTCAAATGTCTAATTCTCCGTTCGTGCTCATCACTTGAAATCCTGCCTGAGTCAATTGGTGATCTAAAATCTCTGGTCGAGCTTCACTTGGATgggacaaaaattgaagaactctCAAATAATATTAGCAAGATGAGTTCTCTCAAACGCCTAACTCTCACTTGGTGCTCATCATTGAAAAACTTGCCTGAGTCGATTGGTGATCTAAAATCTCTAGTTGAGCTTCATTTGGATgggacaaaaattgaagaactgCCAAATAGTATTTGCAGGATGAGTTCTCTCAAATATCTAATTCTCAGTTCGTGTTCATCACTAAAATACTTGCCTGAGTCAATTGGTGAGCTAAAATCTCTAGTTCAGCTTGACTTAAAAGGAACACAAATTAGAGAAATTCCAAGCAGTATTTGCAGGCTGAATTCTCTCAAAGATCTAAACCTTAGTTCTTGCACATCATTGGAAAATTTGCCCGAGTCAATTGGTGATCTAAAATCTCTGGTTGAGCTTTCCTTGGATAGGACAAATATTGAAGAACTCCCTAGCAGTATTTGTAGGCTAAGTTTTCTTGAAAGGCTTAATCTTGATATGTGTGAGTCACTAAACAAGTTGCCTGAGACCATTGGTGATTTACAATCTCTGGTTGAGCTTTCCTTGGATAGGACAAAAGTTAAAGAACTTCCAAACAGTACTTGCAGGTTGAGTTCTCTCAAGAGGCTTAATCTCTATGGGTGTGAGTCACTAAACAAGTTACCAAATTCCATTGGTGATTTAAAATCTTTGATTGAGCTTTCCTTGGGTGGGACAAAAGTTGGAGAACTTCCAAATAGTATTTGTATGCTGAGTTCTCTCCAAAGGCTTGATCTTTTCAAGTGTGGATCACTAAAAAAGTTGCCTAAGTCCATTGGTGATCTAAACTCTTTGGTTGACCTTTGCTTGGATCggacaaaaattaaaaagctgCCTAATGAACTTGGGTTGTTAGAGAAGCTTGAGGTATTAAGTGCCATGGATTGCAATAACCTAGTCCAGCTACCAGTATCCATGGGGAGAATGAGGTGTTTGCGTATCATTAACTTTAAAGGAACCAATGTTTTACTTCCAAGGGATGATTCTATAATACTTCCAAGTTTAGTGGAGTTAAAAATAGGAAGCAAGCTTGAATCTTCTCTCCCACCCTGGATTAGTGGTCTTCCACGACTTCAAAAGCTACAATTGCTCGGATGCCCAAGGCTTCAGTCACTCCCACTTCTTCCTTCTACTTTAGCCTTCTTAAAAGTTGTGGATTGCATGTCATTATTGAAGCTTCCAGATTTGTCAAACcttaaaaatttgaagaaattaagaCTCTGTTATTGCGAAAAGTTAGAGGAGATTCAAGGCCTTGAGGGAACAGAATCCTTGGAAGATTTGTACCTGGAAGGCTGCAACATTGTAACAGGTGCTCCAGGGAAGAAGCTCGGCCAG GGTACACTTTTGGTCGATGCGTTACAGACAAGTCATGATTCCTTGAATATTAAAGATATGATATATAAATGGTTAGTTTTGTGCATTGTTTTTGCATtcaggaaggaaaaaaaggtaCAAGGGAATCTGCAAGAGGGTGAACTAGTAACCATTCGGTTACTTCTTGAAGCTTCAATCCGTCAAAAAGACAGAAGGATCCTGTGTGTTGTTGGCATGCCAATTGAGGACGTTCAATTTACCACAGAGAGAGATATAAGTTGTATTCACCACTTCAAAGGGTTTGACTGGTTTGGGCTTCCACTGGTAGGAAAAGATGCCATTGAGATAACATGTTCAGAGGTTCAGTTGATACCCATTGCCTATGAAAACAAATATGTGGTCGAAGGTGAAGTGAAATTCTGCAAACTCTTGTTTGAAAGGACAGAACCTGAGGAGCAAATGCCTATCCTAGAAGCAAGTGCTAGTATGGTTGCTGGTTTCTTCAGTTGGTCAACTTCATATGTTAGAAGACCCCACTTTGCCCTCCATGAACAAGCTGAGAGCAGTAAAGTATCAAACTCTATCCCTAAACAAGCTGAGGGAAGTTCTCATCAGCATAGACTCACCCAAGCAATGGGCTTGCTTGGTGAGTCGAGGGCTAGTAAGAGGGCATTTCTTGACATGGATGAAGCAGCAGGTGGTCCATCTGAGAGCAGTAAAGGATCAAACTCTGTCCCTAAACATGTTGAGGCTTCCTTCAACCGCTCCTTGATCTCAATGACGGATGAGTCAGGTGGTCCGAGTGTAGATCAGGTTTTCGtacaagaaccattctcgtacggTCTAATTCACACAGATGGAATCTACAACAGTGTTTTTCCTTGGGTGGATTCCATCGGTGTGGATCAGTCCCTTATGAGAACCTTTATCGTACGCGGACCTGATCCGCTCTCAGGTGGTCCATCTGAGAGCAGAAATAAAATGATAGATTTGAACTATGATTTGGAGTTGCGAGTAGGCCTGCCCGGCCAGGGTCAATCTGGTGGGGTAACGGAAGTTCCCCAATTTAGTCCAGCATTAGGCTTGTCTACAGGAATGTTGAAGGCTAGTAAGAGGGCACCGCTTGATATGGATGTCACAGGTGGTCCATCCGAGggaaataatgaaatgatagaTTTGCACTCTGATTTGGATTTGCGATTAGGGATTCCCGCTCAAGGTCAAGCAgtacgggtaggtgaagatcccaAACTTAGTCAAGAATTGGGCTTGCCGGTGGAAATGTTGAGGACTTATGAGGGAGCACGTCTTGACGTGGATGAGGATGAAGGTGAGGCAGAAGATGATTATAGCCACATTTAA